The Hoplias malabaricus isolate fHopMal1 unplaced genomic scaffold, fHopMal1.hap1 H_3, whole genome shotgun sequence genome includes a window with the following:
- the LOC136686059 gene encoding retinal cone rhodopsin-sensitive cGMP 3',5'-cyclic phosphodiesterase subunit gamma-like yields MNTAPPAGSALATPSAGAGPTTPKKGPPKFKQRQARTFKSKAPKPGQKGFGDDIPGMEGLGTDFTVVCPWEAFGDMELSDLAKYGII; encoded by the exons ATGAACACAGCGCCCCCAGCAGGCAGTGCCCTGGCAACTCCGTCAGCCGGAGCTGGACCCACCACGCCAAAGAAAGGGCCACCCAAATTCAAGCAGAGGCAGGCCCGCACATTCAAGAGCAAAGCACCTAAACCTGGACAGAAAGG GTTTGGGGATGACATCCCTGGAATGGAGGGGCTTGGCACAG ACTTCACAGTCGtgtgtccctgggaggccttcGGGGACATGGAGCTCAGCGACCTGGCCAAATATGGCATTATTTAA